One Persicobacter psychrovividus DNA window includes the following coding sequences:
- a CDS encoding aldo/keto reductase codes for MELYKPNTDRYHGMKYTRCGQSGIHLPALSLGLWHNFGDSDDFGNAKKMLLGAFDRGINHFDLANNYGPSAGSAETTLGKVLAGELKGYRDELLISTKAGYDMWPGPFGSWGSRKHIIASMDQSLRRMKLDYVDIFYHHRPDPDTPLEESMGALATLVQQGKALYVGLSNYNAEDSQRAFALLEDLGVPCLIHQARYSMFDRNVEKALLPTLDKSGVGCIAFSPLAQGLLTDKYIDGIPLNSRMAKATFLTENMRSDLVVGALGQLQELARSRGQKINQMAIAWLLNQSAITSVLVGASSIRQLTENLQALDHLQFSEMERSKIEQILAGVFLEKRQPK; via the coding sequence ATGGAATTATACAAACCGAATACAGACCGCTACCACGGGATGAAATACACACGATGTGGCCAAAGTGGTATTCATCTGCCCGCATTGTCATTGGGATTATGGCATAATTTCGGGGATTCAGATGATTTCGGAAATGCGAAAAAGATGCTGTTGGGTGCTTTCGATCGAGGGATTAATCACTTTGACTTGGCGAATAATTATGGGCCTTCGGCGGGCTCGGCTGAAACGACCCTCGGAAAGGTACTTGCAGGAGAATTGAAAGGCTACCGTGATGAACTATTGATATCGACAAAGGCGGGCTATGATATGTGGCCTGGGCCATTTGGGAGCTGGGGATCGCGGAAACATATTATTGCGAGTATGGATCAGAGTTTGCGTCGGATGAAGCTCGATTATGTGGATATTTTTTATCATCATCGGCCAGATCCTGACACCCCGCTTGAAGAAAGTATGGGGGCATTGGCTACGCTTGTGCAACAAGGAAAGGCGCTTTATGTCGGTTTGTCGAATTATAATGCAGAGGATAGCCAGAGAGCATTTGCCCTGCTGGAAGATCTCGGGGTGCCCTGTCTGATCCATCAGGCGCGTTATAGTATGTTCGACCGAAATGTAGAAAAAGCATTGCTGCCGACACTCGACAAAAGTGGGGTAGGGTGCATTGCCTTTTCGCCTTTAGCGCAGGGCTTGCTCACGGATAAATATATCGATGGAATTCCATTGAATTCACGAATGGCAAAGGCCACTTTTTTAACGGAGAATATGCGATCTGATTTGGTGGTCGGGGCGCTGGGGCAACTTCAGGAACTGGCCCGCTCCAGAGGGCAAAAAATCAATCAAATGGCGATTGCCTGGTTGCTGAATCAGTCGGCAATTACGAGTGTCCTTGTGGGGGCTTCGAGTATCCGTCAGTTGACTGAAAACCTTCAGGCATTGGATCATTTACAATTCTCAGAAATGGAACGGTCAAAGATTGAACAAATTCTCGCAGGGGTATTTTTAGAGAAAAGACAGCCGAAATAG
- a CDS encoding OmpA family protein gives MVNFLSIKRGLLLATVGLTLGSCVSQKKYDEILERRDMLSEEVATANEALTLAKDEAKRSNERLEKNDQLIESLNDQYEQNRLEKEKLEAKYKNVNYLYNDMMRNSGRLNQSVAEQQRRLSEMTADLEVTKRNNEALEKDLQIREARVKELEKVVKKRDISVNAMKTKLDNALKDFEVNDLQVEVRQGKIYVSLADKLLFGSGSIEVDEMGIKALQQLSVVVKSQDGFEVSVEGHTDNVPVSRFSKYMNDNWDLSVARATSIVRILLESGVAPTAIQAVGKGQYYPVTENNTKEGRSLNRRIEIILIPKVTEDYISNILQGS, from the coding sequence ATGGTGAATTTTTTATCTATTAAGCGAGGGCTGCTCCTTGCGACAGTAGGCTTGACTCTTGGCAGCTGTGTTAGCCAAAAAAAGTATGATGAGATCCTTGAAAGAAGAGATATGCTCTCTGAAGAGGTAGCGACCGCCAATGAAGCCCTTACGCTCGCCAAAGATGAGGCGAAACGCTCCAATGAACGATTAGAGAAAAATGACCAGTTGATCGAAAGCCTTAACGATCAATATGAGCAGAATCGTCTGGAAAAAGAAAAGCTCGAAGCCAAATACAAAAATGTCAATTATCTTTATAATGACATGATGCGCAACTCTGGCAGACTCAACCAAAGTGTTGCCGAACAACAACGCCGACTGAGCGAAATGACTGCCGACCTTGAGGTGACCAAACGCAATAATGAGGCGCTTGAAAAAGACCTGCAGATCCGTGAAGCCCGTGTGAAGGAACTGGAGAAGGTGGTTAAAAAACGTGACATTTCTGTGAATGCCATGAAAACCAAACTCGACAATGCGCTGAAAGATTTTGAAGTGAACGACCTTCAGGTAGAGGTTCGTCAGGGGAAAATATATGTTTCATTGGCCGACAAACTGTTGTTTGGTTCTGGGAGTATCGAAGTTGATGAAATGGGTATTAAAGCGCTTCAGCAACTGTCCGTAGTCGTGAAATCTCAGGATGGTTTCGAGGTTTCTGTTGAAGGCCATACCGACAATGTTCCCGTTTCGAGGTTCTCAAAGTACATGAACGACAACTGGGATCTATCCGTCGCTCGGGCCACTTCTATTGTCCGTATTTTGCTGGAATCTGGCGTTGCGCCTACGGCAATTCAGGCAGTAGGAAAAGGGCAGTATTATCCTGTTACCGAGAACAACACCAAAGAAGGCCGAAGCCTCAACCGCCGTATAGAAATTATCCTGATCCCAAAAGTAACGGAAGATTATATTTCTAATATTCTTCAGGGATCCTAA
- a CDS encoding RHS repeat-associated core domain-containing protein, which translates to MIDIRFVMFDFRWAKVETCGKITNIIADSNPLASYHYNTLGFRVKKTNFESQSTEYYVRDVSGNIVAIYDQDLDQKEIPLYGSGRLGVRFVEADDTDSKNVFEFKDHLGSVRARAYWEGASLTTDQWRDYYPYGLQMDGNKEGKDTRFGYQGDFAEEDGETNFNFFEARVFDPVIGRWMAVDPARQYASGYVGMGNNPVNGVDPNGEIWLRYWQLEAGAGVAYGLNATLQAGIAYGKYGVTSFTMARVLTPMGQNFNEHSPDPSFVGGADANMSLGLAYDWKYDNFHDFAYQNQRGVFSGFVGLGPHVGVDFGDQYVGVTVGLGYGGKFSYMETNILRAISVTREQKSSFLIGENWQVNHVTEVFKKGVLTGYKGVLEVKMDNNTISNITVFSGISISEEGKKIPNQIWQTQEYINEMNR; encoded by the coding sequence ATGATCGATATCCGATTTGTGATGTTCGATTTTCGATGGGCGAAGGTGGAAACGTGTGGAAAAATTACCAATATCATCGCCGACAGCAACCCCCTCGCAAGCTATCACTACAACACCCTTGGATTCCGAGTGAAAAAGACTAATTTTGAATCTCAATCAACCGAATACTACGTGCGAGATGTATCAGGAAATATCGTAGCGATCTATGATCAAGACCTCGACCAAAAGGAGATCCCACTCTATGGCAGTGGCCGACTCGGTGTGCGTTTTGTAGAGGCTGATGATACAGACAGTAAAAACGTCTTTGAGTTCAAGGACCATTTAGGTTCCGTTCGTGCCCGTGCTTATTGGGAAGGCGCAAGTCTCACCACCGATCAATGGCGTGATTATTATCCTTATGGTTTGCAGATGGATGGCAATAAAGAAGGAAAAGACACCCGCTTCGGTTACCAAGGAGATTTCGCAGAAGAAGATGGGGAAACGAACTTCAACTTCTTCGAAGCCCGAGTTTTTGATCCCGTGATCGGTCGTTGGATGGCAGTGGATCCCGCAAGGCAGTATGCGAGTGGCTATGTGGGGATGGGGAATAATCCTGTGAATGGGGTGGATCCTAACGGAGAGATATGGCTTAGATATTGGCAGTTAGAAGCCGGAGCTGGTGTGGCCTATGGTTTAAATGCGACCTTACAGGCAGGTATCGCTTATGGAAAATATGGGGTTACATCATTTACAATGGCCAGAGTATTAACCCCAATGGGACAGAATTTTAATGAACATAGTCCAGATCCATCATTTGTTGGAGGGGCGGATGCCAATATGTCACTGGGTTTAGCTTATGATTGGAAGTATGATAATTTTCATGATTTCGCATATCAAAATCAAAGAGGGGTGTTTTCTGGGTTCGTAGGATTGGGACCGCATGTTGGAGTGGACTTTGGGGATCAATATGTCGGTGTAACTGTAGGTCTTGGGTATGGTGGGAAATTTTCGTATATGGAAACTAATATACTAAGGGCCATATCTGTAACTCGTGAACAAAAGTCCAGTTTTTTGATTGGTGAAAATTGGCAGGTAAATCACGTTACTGAAGTTTTTAAAAAAGGAGTTTTAACGGGATACAAGGGTGTTTTGGAGGTAAAGATGGACAACAATACTATTTCAAATATTACTGTTTTTTCAGGCATATCAATTTCCGAAGAAGGGAAAAAAATTCCAAATCAAATTTGGCAAACCCAAGAATATATCAATGAAATGAATCGATGA
- a CDS encoding phage holin family protein, with product MKQYIINLIVTALAVLISVWLFDLAQITGDSRFFVALSVAFVLSILNFLIRPVLLVLTLPINVITLGLFTFVVNALVILMAGGLIDSFHVSGFWSALFFSIVLSIVQTFLEMILGLERD from the coding sequence ATGAAACAATATATCATTAACCTGATCGTTACGGCCCTTGCCGTTCTTATTTCCGTTTGGCTGTTTGATCTCGCTCAGATCACAGGAGATAGCCGCTTTTTTGTCGCCCTGTCCGTCGCCTTTGTGTTGTCGATTCTTAACTTTTTGATCCGCCCCGTTTTACTTGTGCTAACCTTACCGATTAACGTTATCACCCTCGGACTCTTTACCTTTGTGGTCAATGCCTTGGTGATCCTGATGGCAGGCGGACTGATCGACTCCTTCCATGTAAGTGGTTTTTGGTCGGCATTATTTTTCTCCATCGTACTGTCGATCGTACAAACTTTCTTGGAGATGATTTTGGGCTTGGAGCGTGATTGA
- a CDS encoding DEAD/DEAH box helicase: MRFENIKLNKNLAKGIRQLGWETMSPIQEKSIKKISSGRDLVGIAPTGSGKTAAYLIPLINKLQYAQGEHPRLMIMVPTKDLVFQVREVIEQLTQFSNLRITSVYGGSGKQRMMDELERGTDILIATPGRVHELAVTRFLVLKDLKYLVVDEADSMLEKEFFRQVEAILELLPEQRQNVFFSATFDQESDEMSQKICWDPIKVEISEEQRPVDTLSQYVMYPFNKPTKLNLLSGILWDYEKFTKVIVFAGSKKDADAITSKLGATIPGEVRVIHSNKDETYRLRSIEEFRSGEARVLVATGVAARGIDVEDVSHVINFNTPYTYTDYVHKVGRTARNGAEGTAITFVGDAEKNHFESIEENLGEELEIIPLPDNLLIIEESDKPKNDQRYGNTMKNSNRRRSRHEREQKEKGAATHEKSAKNSKEFNLKPRQKWSARKGFKENANKMVRKKD; encoded by the coding sequence GTGCGTTTCGAAAATATTAAACTGAATAAAAATCTTGCGAAGGGGATTCGTCAATTAGGTTGGGAGACCATGAGCCCGATACAGGAAAAATCCATCAAGAAAATCTCTTCAGGAAGAGACCTCGTGGGGATTGCTCCGACAGGTTCTGGTAAAACTGCCGCCTATCTGATTCCATTGATCAATAAATTACAATATGCACAGGGCGAACACCCTCGTCTGATGATCATGGTACCTACCAAGGATTTGGTTTTTCAGGTTCGAGAGGTGATTGAGCAACTGACGCAATTTAGTAACCTGCGCATTACTTCTGTATATGGGGGTAGTGGTAAGCAGCGCATGATGGACGAGCTGGAGCGTGGTACTGATATTTTGATCGCGACGCCTGGTCGTGTTCATGAGTTAGCTGTTACCCGTTTCTTGGTATTGAAAGATCTTAAATACTTGGTGGTCGATGAGGCGGATTCCATGTTGGAGAAAGAATTTTTCCGCCAGGTGGAAGCGATTCTTGAACTGTTGCCTGAGCAGCGCCAGAATGTCTTTTTCTCGGCCACTTTCGATCAGGAGTCTGATGAGATGTCGCAGAAAATTTGCTGGGACCCGATCAAGGTGGAAATCTCCGAGGAACAGCGTCCAGTGGATACGCTGAGTCAGTATGTGATGTATCCTTTCAATAAACCGACCAAGCTGAACTTGCTTTCGGGAATTTTGTGGGATTATGAGAAATTCACCAAGGTGATTGTTTTTGCAGGTTCCAAAAAAGATGCAGATGCCATCACTTCCAAATTGGGAGCGACGATCCCTGGTGAAGTGCGGGTTATTCACTCCAATAAGGATGAAACTTACCGTTTGCGCTCTATCGAGGAGTTCCGGTCAGGTGAAGCGCGTGTATTGGTGGCTACTGGTGTAGCAGCACGTGGTATTGATGTGGAGGATGTTTCCCATGTAATCAACTTCAACACGCCTTATACTTACACTGATTATGTTCATAAAGTAGGTCGTACGGCACGTAATGGCGCTGAAGGTACCGCTATTACTTTTGTAGGTGATGCGGAAAAAAATCACTTTGAAAGTATTGAAGAAAACCTTGGGGAAGAGTTGGAAATTATTCCATTGCCAGACAATCTGTTGATTATCGAGGAGTCTGATAAACCGAAAAACGATCAGCGATACGGTAATACAATGAAAAACTCCAACCGCCGCCGTTCAAGACATGAGCGCGAGCAAAAGGAGAAAGGGGCTGCAACCCATGAGAAGTCTGCGAAAAACAGTAAAGAATTTAACTTGAAACCACGTCAGAAATGGTCTGCACGAAAAGGATTCAAGGAGAATGCCAATAAAATGGTCCGAAAGAAAGACTAA
- the typA gene encoding translational GTPase TypA, which yields MQSIRNVAIIAHVDHGKTTLVDKIIHASKLFRDNQEFDDLILDNNDLERERGITITAKNVSVNYKGVKINIIDTPGHADFGGEVERVLKMADGVLLLVDAFEGAMPQTRFVLSKALGLGLKPIVVVNKVDKENCRPDEVHEQVFDLMFNLEATEEQLDFVTLYGSSKMGWMSTDWQDKTDSITPLLDEILTTIPEAPQPEGNLQFQVTNLDYSSFVGRIAIGRVYQGEIKEGQWVAVTKADGSVTKSKVKELQIFEGLGKRKVESVSAGDICAVVGIDGFEIGDTFTSVENPEAMPRIAIDEPTMSMLFSINNSPFFGKEGKFVTSRHIRDRLFKETEKNLALRVKETDTEDKFLVFGRGILHLAVLIETMRREGYELQVGQPQVIFKEVDGVKHEPVELLVVDVPEDTSGKVIELATQRKGELKIMEPKGDLQHLEFEIPSRGLIGLRNNMLTATQGEAIMTHRFLKYAEFKGGIPERLNGSIISMENGPATAYSLDKLQDRGVFFIDPGIDLYCGQVIGEHSRSNDLCVNVQKGKKLSNVRASGSDDAAKIAPARKFSLEESLEYIQKDEYVEVTPLSIRMRKILLDENERKRAASKATKD from the coding sequence ATGCAGAGTATCAGAAACGTTGCAATTATTGCACACGTTGACCACGGTAAAACAACTTTGGTTGACAAAATTATCCACGCTTCTAAGTTATTTCGTGACAACCAGGAATTCGATGACTTGATCTTGGACAACAACGATTTAGAGCGTGAACGTGGTATTACTATTACTGCGAAAAACGTTTCCGTAAACTACAAAGGAGTAAAAATCAATATCATTGATACTCCTGGTCACGCAGACTTCGGTGGTGAAGTTGAGCGTGTACTTAAAATGGCTGACGGTGTATTGCTTTTGGTGGATGCTTTTGAAGGAGCAATGCCTCAAACACGTTTCGTTTTGAGTAAAGCATTGGGCTTAGGCTTGAAACCAATCGTTGTAGTGAACAAAGTCGATAAAGAAAACTGTCGCCCTGATGAGGTACATGAGCAGGTATTCGACTTGATGTTCAACCTTGAAGCTACTGAAGAACAATTAGACTTCGTAACTTTATACGGTTCTTCAAAAATGGGATGGATGTCAACAGACTGGCAAGACAAAACCGACTCGATCACGCCATTGTTGGATGAGATCCTGACGACTATTCCTGAGGCACCACAGCCAGAAGGTAACCTTCAGTTCCAGGTAACCAACCTTGACTATTCTTCATTTGTTGGTCGTATCGCTATTGGACGTGTGTACCAGGGTGAGATCAAAGAAGGTCAGTGGGTAGCAGTTACTAAAGCTGACGGTTCAGTAACGAAATCAAAAGTTAAAGAACTTCAAATTTTTGAAGGTCTTGGTAAAAGAAAAGTAGAAAGCGTTTCAGCAGGTGACATTTGTGCAGTTGTTGGTATCGACGGTTTCGAAATTGGTGATACATTCACTTCTGTAGAAAATCCTGAAGCAATGCCTCGTATTGCTATTGATGAGCCTACAATGAGTATGTTGTTCTCTATTAACAACTCTCCTTTCTTCGGTAAAGAAGGTAAATTTGTAACTTCTCGCCATATCCGTGACCGCCTGTTCAAAGAAACGGAGAAAAACTTGGCCTTGCGTGTGAAAGAAACTGACACTGAGGACAAATTCTTGGTATTCGGTCGTGGTATTCTTCACTTGGCCGTATTGATCGAGACGATGCGTCGCGAAGGATATGAGCTTCAGGTAGGACAACCACAGGTTATTTTCAAAGAAGTTGATGGTGTGAAGCACGAGCCAGTAGAATTGTTGGTGGTTGATGTACCAGAAGATACTTCAGGTAAAGTAATTGAGTTGGCTACACAGCGTAAAGGTGAGTTGAAAATCATGGAGCCTAAAGGCGATCTTCAGCACCTTGAGTTTGAAATCCCTTCTCGTGGTTTGATCGGCTTGCGTAACAACATGCTGACAGCTACTCAGGGTGAGGCAATCATGACACACCGATTCTTGAAATATGCAGAATTCAAAGGTGGTATCCCTGAGCGTTTGAACGGATCAATCATCTCTATGGAGAATGGCCCAGCGACCGCTTACTCTTTGGATAAATTGCAAGATCGTGGTGTTTTCTTCATCGATCCAGGAATCGATTTATACTGTGGTCAGGTAATTGGTGAGCACTCACGTAGCAATGATTTGTGTGTGAACGTTCAGAAAGGAAAGAAACTTTCCAACGTACGTGCTTCTGGTTCTGATGATGCAGCGAAAATTGCTCCTGCTCGTAAATTCTCTTTGGAAGAATCTTTGGAGTACATCCAGAAAGATGAGTACGTAGAGGTAACGCCATTGAGCATCCGTATGCGTAAAATTCTTTTGGACGAGAACGAAAGAAAGCGTGCGGCTTCTAAAGCTACAAAAGACTAA
- a CDS encoding TonB-dependent receptor, translated as MKLHRFAILTIAFLCALSEITLAQGRFDIEGRILDQKEQPIPFANVLIQGTNSGAVTDVYGHFRIQLNKKVHECTLLFSCVGFKAKSYHYDDYHAHPVVHLAENTAVLKGVVVKAAATGTTLASSAISSIDSKALTYKKSGGLASALSTVSGVSIASAGANVQLPVIHGLYGNRILIINDGVKHGFQNWGSDHAAEIDVASLNNIQVVKGAAAVRYGPEAIGGVILVNSDPMEFYQDFHGSVHTNFQTNGKGGHVDFNLGRGGEHFAYTLGGSYTKFGDRSAADYLLTNTGKEEKSFHLGLHYHIPNWHFKLRYTFTQQNLGLLRSSVFGNASDLQQAIDAERPLIIKPFSYEINQPNQETAHHIAIADVDWHSPIGKLSLRLAQQLNQRQEFDVRRNASTPIMDLDLMTTNVLLNWAHPEWGDFQGTAGVAYFYQKNKNNPGTNTTPFIPNYSSGRIGAYWIEQLVRGNHTFELGIRFDHEQNNAVGRDVQQRIFEDDFSFSSLSASIGYKTKLSDNTTFRTNLGTAWRSPNMAELYSFGSHEFFNLYGVWRYQFDESGNLNTNKVLTQAEKPVSPERGVKWINNIRWQKGKQMIDASIYVNFIDHYFYHKPVGITKTAKGAIPVYIFEQTDALFAGVDLNWRHPIAKSLDGELAASLLWSKNLSRSEPLINQPPINLNYQLTWHTPLFLKLTQSNFHLKGSYTFEQFNAPRVVSPGDIISGAVEIKPDSEIFDFKAAPEGYFLLDVSYQWQINHFGGQFAVQNALNTSYRNYLNQMRYFADDLGINFTISVNYNF; from the coding sequence ATGAAATTGCATCGATTTGCGATCCTCACGATAGCGTTCCTATGCGCCCTTTCTGAAATTACCCTTGCACAGGGCCGATTTGATATTGAAGGGCGGATTCTGGATCAAAAAGAACAACCCATCCCTTTTGCCAATGTACTGATTCAAGGGACCAATTCTGGGGCGGTAACAGATGTGTATGGGCATTTCAGAATTCAGCTGAATAAGAAAGTACACGAATGCACCCTGTTGTTTTCCTGTGTAGGGTTTAAGGCTAAAAGCTATCATTATGATGATTATCATGCACATCCTGTAGTTCACCTTGCGGAAAATACAGCGGTGCTCAAAGGCGTGGTAGTGAAAGCCGCCGCAACGGGTACAACTTTGGCCTCATCAGCCATTTCAAGTATTGATTCCAAAGCACTGACCTACAAAAAAAGTGGAGGGCTGGCAAGTGCATTGAGCACGGTGTCGGGCGTTTCCATTGCCTCAGCGGGCGCCAATGTGCAGTTGCCCGTTATTCATGGTTTGTATGGCAACCGTATCCTGATCATCAATGATGGGGTCAAGCATGGATTTCAGAATTGGGGCAGTGACCATGCTGCAGAAATAGATGTGGCGAGCCTCAATAATATTCAAGTGGTAAAAGGTGCCGCAGCGGTACGTTATGGTCCTGAGGCCATTGGTGGGGTTATCCTGGTCAATAGCGACCCGATGGAATTCTACCAAGACTTTCACGGCAGTGTGCACACCAATTTTCAGACCAACGGCAAGGGGGGGCATGTCGATTTTAACCTCGGCCGTGGAGGAGAACATTTTGCTTACACCCTCGGCGGCAGCTACACCAAGTTCGGTGACCGTTCGGCAGCCGATTATCTTTTGACCAATACGGGCAAGGAGGAAAAATCTTTCCACCTTGGCTTGCATTATCATATTCCCAATTGGCACTTCAAACTGCGTTACACTTTCACGCAGCAAAATCTTGGCCTGTTACGCTCTTCCGTTTTTGGCAATGCCAGCGATTTACAGCAGGCCATTGATGCAGAACGTCCGTTGATCATTAAACCCTTCAGTTACGAAATCAATCAACCGAATCAGGAAACGGCACACCATATTGCCATTGCTGATGTGGACTGGCATTCCCCGATAGGGAAGCTTTCGTTGCGACTGGCACAACAACTTAATCAGCGACAGGAATTTGACGTCAGAAGAAATGCCAGCACGCCCATCATGGATCTGGATTTGATGACCACCAATGTGTTATTGAACTGGGCACACCCTGAATGGGGAGATTTTCAGGGCACCGCAGGTGTGGCTTATTTCTATCAGAAAAATAAAAACAACCCTGGAACGAACACCACGCCATTTATTCCAAATTACAGTTCTGGACGAATTGGGGCGTATTGGATTGAGCAGTTGGTTCGTGGTAATCATACTTTTGAACTGGGAATACGGTTTGATCATGAGCAAAATAATGCCGTGGGCAGGGATGTTCAGCAGCGTATTTTTGAGGACGATTTCAGCTTTTCAAGTCTGTCGGCTTCTATCGGTTACAAAACCAAACTCTCAGACAATACCACCTTCCGCACCAATTTGGGTACTGCCTGGCGATCTCCGAATATGGCAGAGTTGTACAGTTTTGGTTCCCATGAGTTCTTTAACCTCTATGGGGTTTGGCGTTATCAGTTTGATGAATCAGGTAACCTGAATACCAATAAAGTATTGACGCAGGCAGAAAAGCCTGTTTCGCCCGAGCGAGGAGTGAAATGGATCAATAACATCAGATGGCAAAAAGGCAAGCAAATGATTGATGCCAGTATTTATGTCAACTTCATTGATCATTATTTCTACCATAAGCCTGTCGGGATTACCAAAACGGCCAAAGGTGCGATTCCCGTGTATATTTTCGAACAGACAGATGCGCTATTCGCAGGGGTTGACCTGAACTGGCGACACCCAATTGCAAAGTCGTTAGATGGGGAACTTGCCGCAAGTTTATTGTGGTCCAAGAACCTCTCACGATCGGAACCACTGATCAATCAGCCACCCATCAATTTGAATTATCAGCTGACCTGGCATACTCCCTTATTCTTGAAACTCACGCAGTCGAATTTTCACCTGAAAGGCAGCTACACCTTCGAGCAGTTTAATGCACCAAGGGTGGTTAGCCCTGGAGATATCATCTCTGGCGCTGTAGAAATTAAGCCCGACAGCGAAATTTTTGATTTCAAGGCTGCGCCTGAAGGTTATTTTCTTCTTGATGTGAGCTACCAATGGCAAATCAACCATTTCGGTGGGCAGTTTGCTGTTCAAAATGCCCTGAATACCAGTTATAGAAACTACTTGAATCAGATGCGTTACTTCGCGGATGATCTGGGAATAAATTTTACCATTTCCGTAAATTATAATTTTTAA
- a CDS encoding pyruvate dehydrogenase complex dihydrolipoamide acetyltransferase, which produces MAEVIRMPKMSDTMTEGTIATWLKKVGDQVESGDILAEVETDKATMELESYEEGTLLYIGVEEKSSVPIDGVIAIIGEEGEDITSLKAEISNGGASESAPAPKEEEAAAPAPAAEAVDTSDIAAEIIRMPKMSDTMTEGVIATWVKSVGDEVETGDILAEVETDKATMELESYSDGKLLYIAVEAGGAVPIDGIIAIIGESDADWKKLLAADSSQGSAPKAEAPKEEAPKTENTTAAASAPAPAVNTTANGGRIKASPLAKKIAADKGIDLTQVQGTGDNGRIIKRDIENFTPQAAPAPQASAPASAPASATAAAPVELPQVVGEESFEEVPNSKMRNIIASRLTESKQTAPHYYLTMDIDMDSAIKARKQINEVSPVKVSFNDMVVKATALALRQNLKVNAAWYGDKIRYNKHVHIGVAVAIEDGLVVPTVKFADNKSLSHLGAEVKELATKAKNRKLGPAEMEGNTFTISNLGMFGIESFTSIVNPPSACILSVGGIKAVPVVKNGAVVPGNVMKVTLACDHRVVDGALGAAFLKTFKELLEEPVRMLI; this is translated from the coding sequence ATGGCAGAAGTAATCCGCATGCCGAAGATGAGTGATACCATGACTGAGGGCACCATCGCTACGTGGCTTAAAAAAGTAGGGGACCAAGTGGAGTCAGGAGATATCCTGGCAGAAGTGGAAACCGACAAAGCAACCATGGAGCTGGAGTCTTACGAGGAAGGTACTTTGTTGTATATTGGCGTTGAAGAGAAATCAAGCGTGCCGATTGACGGAGTGATTGCCATTATTGGTGAAGAAGGAGAAGACATTACTTCTTTGAAAGCAGAAATCAGCAATGGTGGTGCTTCAGAATCTGCGCCAGCGCCTAAGGAAGAAGAAGCAGCGGCCCCAGCGCCTGCAGCTGAAGCGGTGGACACTTCGGATATCGCTGCGGAAATTATCCGCATGCCGAAAATGAGTGATACCATGACCGAAGGGGTGATTGCCACTTGGGTGAAAAGTGTTGGTGACGAGGTGGAAACAGGCGATATTCTTGCTGAAGTTGAAACGGATAAGGCCACCATGGAACTGGAGTCTTACTCTGACGGTAAACTGCTTTATATTGCAGTTGAAGCAGGTGGCGCAGTGCCTATCGATGGTATTATTGCCATTATCGGGGAGTCCGATGCTGACTGGAAAAAATTATTGGCAGCAGATTCTTCTCAAGGTTCAGCTCCAAAAGCGGAAGCACCTAAAGAGGAAGCGCCAAAAACTGAAAATACTACTGCCGCGGCCTCAGCGCCAGCACCCGCAGTAAACACTACTGCCAATGGAGGAAGAATCAAAGCTTCGCCATTAGCAAAGAAAATCGCTGCCGATAAGGGTATCGACCTTACTCAGGTTCAGGGAACGGGAGATAATGGTCGTATCATTAAGCGCGATATTGAGAACTTTACGCCACAGGCAGCGCCTGCTCCTCAGGCATCTGCACCTGCAAGCGCACCAGCTTCTGCGACAGCAGCAGCACCAGTGGAATTGCCACAGGTGGTTGGTGAAGAAAGTTTCGAGGAAGTGCCAAACTCAAAAATGAGAAACATCATCGCTTCTCGTTTGACAGAGTCCAAGCAAACGGCTCCTCACTATTATTTGACGATGGATATTGACATGGACTCAGCGATCAAAGCGCGTAAGCAGATCAATGAGGTTTCTCCAGTGAAAGTATCTTTCAATGATATGGTGGTTAAAGCTACTGCTTTGGCATTGCGTCAGAACTTGAAAGTAAACGCAGCTTGGTACGGCGACAAGATCCGTTACAACAAGCACGTACATATCGGTGTTGCCGTAGCGATCGAAGACGGTTTGGTTGTACCAACGGTTAAATTCGCTGATAACAAATCATTGTCGCACTTGGGTGCAGAAGTGAAAGAATTGGCAACCAAAGCGAAAAATCGCAAATTGGGACCTGCAGAAATGGAAGGTAACACCTTCACAATCTCTAACTTGGGAATGTTCGGTATCGAGTCATTCACTTCGATTGTGAACCCTCCATCAGCTTGTATTCTTTCAGTAGGAGGGATCAAAGCGGTACCAGTAGTGAAAAACGGTGCGGTTGTTCCTGGCAACGTAATGAAAGTTACTTTGGCATGTGACCACCGTGTAGTAGATGGCGCTTTGGGTGCAGCATTCTTGAAGACTTTCAAAGAATTGTTGGAAGAGCCTGTTCGCATGTTGATCTAA